DNA sequence from the Actinomycetes bacterium genome:
CGTCGTAGACGGCGACGAGCTCGGCACCGTCGGCACCGTCGGCACCGTCGGCACCGTCGGCTCCGTCGCCGGCGTTGTGGGCGACCACCTCCTGCTCAGTGGTCGGCGTGGCGTCCCAGTCGCCGGACGCGACCGACTCCAGGGGGTCGTCGTCGCCGAGCACCGGCACCGAGACGGTCCGGGCGAAGCCGGCCAGGGCGGCCCCTGCCCCGCCGGCCGCCGAGCTGCCGGCCGCCTGGACCCCCAGCAGGCTGGCGAGACCCGGCCCGTCCTTCGACGGGTCGGTCATCGCGACCCGCAGCCCCGACCCGGCTGCGGTCAGGGTCGACCAGCCGGGCTGCTCCGACGGCCAGCCGAGGTCCTCGGCCGCGTCCCGCTGCATCGCGATCACCGTCGGGCTGGTCACCATCGAGCGGGGCTGGCCGACGATGCGCCGGGTGCCCACGTCGGTGCTCCGCGCCACGGCCAGCCAGAGCGACGAGTCCGGGACCCAGATGTCGGGCAGCGGCGCCGAGAACCCCTGGCCGGTGCGCCGGGACACCTCGGAGGCGACCTCGGAGGAGCGGCGGGCGGTGACCCCGACCGGGACGCAGCCGGCGTCGTCGGGACCGGCCGAGGTCAGGACCTCGTCGACGAGGCGGGCCACCTGGGGGTCGGCGGCGACCCGCACGACCGTGCCGCCCTGGCAGGTCTCCCCCGCGGCGTCCGTCGAGCCGCCGAACGGCCAGGTCAGGGCGAGCCCCGCGACCAGAGCCACGACGAGCAGCCCGGCCATCGCCCCGAGGAGGGGTCTCCGCGGGCGTCGCGGCTGGCGCCGGTGGCTGCGCGAGCCGGTGACGCGCGCCGCCCGCTCGTGCCGCCCCGACTGCCCCGGTTCCACGGAGAGGGAGCGTTGCCGCACCTGGCGCGCCTGTCAAACCGCCCCTCACCTGCGGCAACGCCGGCGTGCGCCTTGCCCGTGGTCACCGCGGGCACCATCATGGCCCGGTCCGGTCGCGCGGCGACCCACGGATGAGCCGGCAGGGAGCGTCAGGTGCGGGTGGACGGCGGGCGAGCACGGCCGAGCCGGCGCGCCGTCCTGGGCAGCACCGCCCTCGCGGCCCTGTGGGTGGCGGCCGGCTGCTCCGGTGACGACCCAGACGACGCCGACGGCGCCGCAGGCCGGACGGCCAGCCCCTCCCCGGACCAGCCCTCCGGCACGGCGGCAGCGATCACCTGGGCCAACTGGCCCGACTACATCGACGTCGCGGACGACGACCCCGAGCAGCGCCCCACGCTCGAGGCGTTCACCGACCAGACCGGCATCCAGGTCGACTACCGCGAGGACATCAACGACAACCAGGAGTTCGTCGACGGCATCGAGGGCGACCTGGCGAAGCGCCGGCCGGTGGGCTACGACGTGATGGCCCTGACCTCGTGGATGTCAGCCCGGCTGGTTCGGGCCGGCCAGGTGCAACGCCTGGACCGGTCGCTGATCCCCAACTCGGCCAACCTGGTGGCCGCGCTGTCCGAGCCCGACTGGGACCCCGGCCGGGACTTCTCCATGCCGTGGCAGGCCGGGCTGACCGGCATCGCCTACGACGCGCGCCGGGTCGAGCGGGCCATCGGCAGCGTCTCCGAGCTGATCGAGCGCTCCGACCTGGCCGGCCGGGTGGGCTTCCTCACCGAGTTCAGCGACACCGTCGGCATGGTCGTCCTCGCCTCCGGCGGCAACCCGACCGACCTGGTCACCCGCGACGTCGAGGACGCGGTCGACCGGATCGGCGAACTGCAGGAGACCGGGCAGGTGTCGAGCTTCTACGGCAACGACTTCGTCCGCGGCCTGCGCACCGGCGAGATCGCCGCCTGCCTGGCCTGGTCCGGCGACGTGCTGCAGATGCAGCTCGAGAACCCGAACATCAAGTTCGTGGTGCCCGAGGAGGGCCTGATGATCTGGTCGGACGACATGCTCGTGCCGCGGGCCTCGACCAAGGGCGCCGCGGTCGCCAAGCTCGTCGACTACTACTACGACCCGAAGGTCGCCGCCAAGGTCGCCGCCTGGGTCAACTACATCTGCCCGGTCGAGGGCGCCCAGGAGGAGATGCAGCGCATCGACCCCGACCTCGCCCTCAGCCCGCTGATCTTCCCGGACGCCTCGGTGCTCGACCGCAGCTACCAGTTCCAGTCGCTGGCCGAGGACGACGACGTACGGCTGCGCAAAGCGTTCTCCGCCCTGACCGAGGCCTGAGGTCCGACGGGGTTCAGCGGACGGGGTTCAGCCGTCGGCGTGGACCCGCTCGCCCTTCGGGTCGACCAGCGGCTGCGTCGTCACCTCGCCGGGCACCCAGTCGCCGAAGACGTTGACCTCGATCCGGGTGCCGGGCCTGGACGCCTCGGCCGGCAGGTAGCCGAACGCGATCGAGCGCCGCACCGTGTAGCCGTATCCGCCCGACGTGACGCGGCCGAGCACCTCGCCGTCGACACGCACCGGCTCGCCGCCCAGGGCGACCGCCCGTGGTTCGTCGAGGGTGAGGCAGCGCAGCCGCTGCGCCGGCGGCCCCTGCTCCTTCATCGCGCGCAGCGCGTCGGCACCCTCGAAGCCGCCCGGCTTGTCGAGCCTGACGCAGAAGCCCAGCCCGGCCGACCAGGGGTCGGTCTCCGGAGTGATGTCGGTGCTCCAGACCCGGTAGCCCTTCTCCAGCCGCAGGCTCTCGATCGCCCGGTAGCCGCCGGCGACCAGCCCGTGCTCCTGGCCGGCCTCCCAGACCGCGGTCCAGAGCCGGACGCCGTACTCGCTCGGGGCGTAGAGCTCCCACCCCAGCTCACCGGCGAAGGTCACCCGCAGCGCCCGCACCGGCACGTCGTCGACCGAGATGTCGCGCGCGGTCATGAAGGATTGCGCATCGTTGGAGAGGTCGGCGCCGGTCACCTCGCGCAGGACGCGGCGGGCGTGCGGACCCCAGAGCGCGTACGTCACGAGGCTGCTCGTCACGTCCTCGACGCGCACCACCGCGCTGCGCCGGCGCGCCTGCCGGCGCAGCCACGACAGGTCGTGCGACCCGAAGGCGGTGCCCGTGACGACCAGGAAGGCGTCGTCCTCCAGCCGGGTCACCGTGACGTCGGACTCGATGCCGCCGCGCTGGTTGAGCGCCTGGGTGTAGGTGACGTCGCCCACCCCGCGGGCGACGTCGTTGTCGCACACCCACTGCAGCAGGTCCGCGGCATCGGGGCCGCTGACCAGCAGCTTGGCGAAGGACGACTCGTCGAACAGCGCGGCCGTCTCGCGGGTCGCCCGGTGCTCCACGCCGACGCCCGGCGACCAGAGCCGGCCGGCCCAGCCGATCGGCCGCTCCGCCTCGTCGCCCGCGGTCGCGTTGACCTCGTAGTGGTTGACCCGCTCCCAGCCGCCCTTCTCACCGAAGGAGGCGCCGTGCTGACGGTGCCACTCGTAGGCCGGCGCCGTGCGCAGCGGGCGGCCGGCCTCGCGCTCGTGACCGGGGTAGACGATGTCGTAGTAGGTCTCGTAGGTCTCGATCGTCCGCTTCAGCGTGTACGACGGCGAGCTGTACTGCCGGCCGAAGCGCCGCGCGTCCATGTGCCACAGGTCCAAGCCCGGGTCGCCGGACACGATCCACTCGGCCATCACCTTGCCGATGCCGCCGGCTCCGGCGATGCCGTGCGCGCAGAAGCCGGCCGCCACGAAGAAGCCGTCCACCTCGGTCTCGCCGAGGACGAACTCGTTGTCCGGCGTGAAGGCCTCGGGGCCGTTGATGACCTTGCGCAGCCCGACGTCGGCCATCGCCGGCACCCGGACCTGCGAGTTGGCGGTGATCTCCTCGAAGCGGTCCCAGTCCTCCGGCAGCAGGCGCCCGTTGAAGTCGGCCGGGATCGCGTCGTACCTCCGCAGGTCGGCCGTCCAGGGCGCCGGGTCGCGCTCGTAGCCGCCCATGACCAGGCCGTCGACCTCCTGGCGCCAGTAGACGAGCAGGTCCGGGTCCCGCAGCGTCGGCAGGGGGGCGCTGCCCGGCGGCAGGAGCGGCTCCGTGACGACGTACTGGTGCGACATCGGCACCAGCGGCACGCGCACGTCGACCAGTCGCGCGATCTCGGCGGCGAACATGCCGCCGCAGTTGACGACGACCTCGCACAGGATGTCGCCCCGGTCGGTGCGCACCCGGGTGACCCGGCCACGCTCGGTGTCGATCCCGACGACCCGGGTGTGCGGGTGGACGTGCACGCCTTTCGCGCGGGCGCCGTTGGCCAGCGAGTAGCACAGCTGGGACGGGTCGAGGTAGCCGTCGCTGGGCAGGTAGGCCGCGCCGACGACGCCGGCCGGGTCCATCAGCGGGAACAGGTCGTGCGCCTCGGCGGCGCTGATCTCCTGCAGGTCCAGCCCGAACGCCGTCGCCCAGCCCACCTGCCGCCGGATCTCCTCCATCCGCTCGGGCGACGAGGCGAGGCGGATGCCGCCGGACTCGACCCAGCCGGGCGGGGTGTCGCCCTGCTGCAGCCGCCGGTAGAGCTCGACGGAGTACATGTTCATCCGGGTCAGCGTCGGGTCGGCCCGCAGCTGCCCGACCAGCCCGGCGGAGTGGAAGGTCGAGCCGCTCGTGAGCTCGGACCGGTCGACCAGTACGACGTCGGTCCGGCCCAGCTCGGCGAGGTGGAAGGCCACGCTCGCTCCCCCGACGCCGCCACCGATGACGACGACGCGCGCGGCGTCGGGCAACGATCGCTCGGCCGGCACGGGCGGAGCCTAGTAGGTTCCGGCGACGTGGCTGACGTGTCTGACGTGGCCGGCACGGCCGAGCGGTTGCAGCAGGTGGTCGACGAGCTCGACCTCCTGCGCGACGAGCCGCGGACGGTCGAGCCGCTCGAGGGCGGGCTCACCAACGTGAACTTCAAGGTGACGACGCCGCGCTGCACCGCGGTCGTCCGGCTCTCCAGCAGCGACGGGGACCTGCTGGCGATC
Encoded proteins:
- a CDS encoding spermidine/putrescine ABC transporter substrate-binding protein; this encodes MRVDGGRARPSRRAVLGSTALAALWVAAGCSGDDPDDADGAAGRTASPSPDQPSGTAAAITWANWPDYIDVADDDPEQRPTLEAFTDQTGIQVDYREDINDNQEFVDGIEGDLAKRRPVGYDVMALTSWMSARLVRAGQVQRLDRSLIPNSANLVAALSEPDWDPGRDFSMPWQAGLTGIAYDARRVERAIGSVSELIERSDLAGRVGFLTEFSDTVGMVVLASGGNPTDLVTRDVEDAVDRIGELQETGQVSSFYGNDFVRGLRTGEIAACLAWSGDVLQMQLENPNIKFVVPEEGLMIWSDDMLVPRASTKGAAVAKLVDYYYDPKVAAKVAAWVNYICPVEGAQEEMQRIDPDLALSPLIFPDASVLDRSYQFQSLAEDDDVRLRKAFSALTEA
- a CDS encoding FAD-dependent oxidoreductase — translated: MPAERSLPDAARVVVIGGGVGGASVAFHLAELGRTDVVLVDRSELTSGSTFHSAGLVGQLRADPTLTRMNMYSVELYRRLQQGDTPPGWVESGGIRLASSPERMEEIRRQVGWATAFGLDLQEISAAEAHDLFPLMDPAGVVGAAYLPSDGYLDPSQLCYSLANGARAKGVHVHPHTRVVGIDTERGRVTRVRTDRGDILCEVVVNCGGMFAAEIARLVDVRVPLVPMSHQYVVTEPLLPPGSAPLPTLRDPDLLVYWRQEVDGLVMGGYERDPAPWTADLRRYDAIPADFNGRLLPEDWDRFEEITANSQVRVPAMADVGLRKVINGPEAFTPDNEFVLGETEVDGFFVAAGFCAHGIAGAGGIGKVMAEWIVSGDPGLDLWHMDARRFGRQYSSPSYTLKRTIETYETYYDIVYPGHEREAGRPLRTAPAYEWHRQHGASFGEKGGWERVNHYEVNATAGDEAERPIGWAGRLWSPGVGVEHRATRETAALFDESSFAKLLVSGPDAADLLQWVCDNDVARGVGDVTYTQALNQRGGIESDVTVTRLEDDAFLVVTGTAFGSHDLSWLRRQARRRSAVVRVEDVTSSLVTYALWGPHARRVLREVTGADLSNDAQSFMTARDISVDDVPVRALRVTFAGELGWELYAPSEYGVRLWTAVWEAGQEHGLVAGGYRAIESLRLEKGYRVWSTDITPETDPWSAGLGFCVRLDKPGGFEGADALRAMKEQGPPAQRLRCLTLDEPRAVALGGEPVRVDGEVLGRVTSGGYGYTVRRSIAFGYLPAEASRPGTRIEVNVFGDWVPGEVTTQPLVDPKGERVHADG